The following are encoded together in the Lepidochelys kempii isolate rLepKem1 chromosome 7, rLepKem1.hap2, whole genome shotgun sequence genome:
- the LOC140915152 gene encoding uncharacterized protein — MMESQNRKRAPAWTEQEVRDLIAVWGEESVLSELRSSFRNAKTFVKISQGMKDRGHNRDPKQCCVKLKELRQAYQKTREANSHSGSEPQTCRFYDELHAILGSSATTTPAVLFDSFNGDGGNTEAGFGDEEDDEEEEEEVVDSSQQASGETGFPDSQELFLTLDLEPVPPEPTQGCLLDPAGGEGTSAACVSMITGSSPSQRLVKLRKKKKRTRDEMFSELMLSSHTDRAQTNAWRQIMSECRKAQNDREERWRAEESKWRAEESKWRAEERAEAQMWQQHDKRRQDSMLRLLQD; from the exons atgatggagtcccagaatcgcaaaagagctccagcatggaccgaacaggaggtacgggatctgatcgctgtttggggagaggaatccgtgctatcagaactccgttccagttttcgaaatgccaaaacctttgtgaaaatctcccagggcatgaaggacagaggccataacagggacccgaagcagtgctgcgtgaaactgaaggagctgaggcaagcctaccagaaaaccagagaggcgaacagccactctgggtcagagccccaaacatgccgcttctatgatgagctgcatgccattttagggagttcagccaccactaccccagccgtgttgtttgactccttcaatggagatggaggcaatacggaagcaggttttggggacgaagaagatgatgaggaggaggaggaggaggttgtagatagctcacagcaagcaagcggagaaaccggttttcccgacagccaggaactgtttctcaccctagacctggagccagtaccccccgaacccacccaaggctgcctcttggacccagcaggcggagaagggacctctg ctgcatgtgtttcaatgatcacaggatcttctccttcccagaggctagtgaagcttagaaagaaaaaaaaacgcactcgcgatgaaatgttctccgagctcatgctgtcctcccacactgacagagcacagacgaatgcgtggaggcaaataatgtcagagtgcaggaaagcacaaaatgaccgggaggagaggtggcgggctgaagagagtaagtggcgggctgaagagagtaagtggcgggctgaagagagggctgaagctcaaatgtggcagcagcatgataagaggaggcaggattcaatgctgaggctgctgcaggactaa